The DNA segment GAAGGCAAAACCGTTTTAATTACAGCGGGACCTACTTACGAAGCGATTGATCCCGTACGATTCATCGGGAATCATTCTTCGGGAAAAATGGGATTTTCCCTTGCAGAGGAAGCTTCAAAAAGAGGAGCAAAAGTCATTTTGATTTCGGGACCAAGTTCTGAGAAACCGATCAATAAAAGTATTGAACTGCATAAAGTGACTTCGGCAAAAGATATGCTGGCAAAAGTTTTTGAATTTTATGATACTGTTGATATTGGAATTGCCAGTGCAGCAGTTGCAGATTATGCTCCTAAGGAAGTTGCTAAGGAAAAAATTAAAAAAAATGATGAAAATTTAACGATAGAGCTGGTTAAAAATCCGGATATTCTTAAGACCATGGGCGAGAAGAAAACGCGGCAGTTTTTAGTTGGTTTTGCGCTTGAAACCCAGAATGAAGAAGAAAACGCCAAAGCAAAATTTGAAAAGAAAAATCTGGATATGATTGTTTTGAATTCCTTGCGTGATGAAGGTGCCGGATTTAAGAACGATACCAATAAAATAAAAATATTTACCAGAACGGAAAAGAAAGAATTTGATCTGAAATCTAAAGAAGATGTCGCTAAAGATATTCTGGATTGTATTGAAGCTCAAATTTTAAAATAATTTTAATAAATTTCCGTTCTCAATCTTTACTATAAAAATGAAAAAATTTTTAAGCATATTTTTAATTCTGTTTTTATTCAGCCAAAGTTTCTCCCAGGAGTTGCTGGCTACCGTACAGGTGAATGCCCAACAGCTGGGCGGAAGTAACCAGTCGGCATACAAAGCGCTGGAAAAAAGCCTCAGGGATTTCATTAACAACACAAGCTGGACAGGAAAAAGGCTTCAGAATTTTGAAAAGATAAAATCAAATTTTGCGATTGTTATCAGCGAAAGAGACGGAAACAGATTTAGGGGAAGCATTGTCGTACAGGCAGTTCGCCCGGTGTATAATACCACTTATGAATCTCCGCTTCTCAATCTTCAGGATCAGCGTTTTTCTTTTGATTACGTGGAAAATGAAAATCTTATTTTCAACGAAAGACAATTTTCCGGGAAAAATCTTATTGATGTGATCAGCTTTTATGTTTATGTAATCTTAGGAGTTGATGCAGACAGTTTTCAGTCGATGGCAGGAACGCAATGGTTTCAGAAAGCCCAGCAAATTGCCCAGAACGGAGAGTCTCAGAATACGTACGATGGGTGGAAGCAGATTAATGAACCGAGAAGCCGTTCTATTTTAATCAAAGAAATAATGAGCCCGAACTGGAACCAGCTGCGTGCAACCATCTATTCTTATCACAGAGCAGGACTTGATAATCTCTTTAATCAGGACCAGACTGCAGCTAAAAAAGTGATTTTTGATGCTTTAATGCAGTTAAGGCAATACGAAAATTCTTTCCAGCAGGCCTATTTTTTTAATCTTTTTATGGATACGAAGGCTGATGAGATCTTTAATATTTTTAATTCCGGGAACAATGGAGGGATCGTTTTGGCAGATCTGAAAAACGAATTGATCATACTTTCTCCTAAAAGCACAGAATCCCGCTGGAACAAATGGAAACAGTAATCTTCACTTGAATCCTGAAATCTAATGTTCTATATTTGCAATAGCTAAAGTAACCGCTATTATCAATGCTTTCGAGAATATACATTAAAAACTTTGCCCTTATCGACACCCTTGAAGTGTCTTTAAATAACGGTCTTCAGGTGATTACCGGGGAAACTGGTGCCGGAAAATCTATCATTTTGGGTGCTTTGCGACTGATCCTTGGAGAAAGGGCAGATGTAAAATCGATCTCAAAAGCAGAAGAAAAAAGTATTGTTGAGACCGAATTTGCTTTAAATAATCAGTTTAAAAAATTCTTTATCGAAAATGATCTGGATTATGAACATCAGACCATTATCCGAAGAGAGATTCTGCCTTCAGGAAAATCTAGGGCTTTTATTAATGATGTTCCGGTCACTCTGGATGTTTTAAGAGAGTTGTCTTCTCAATTGATCGATATTCATTCCCAATTTGAAACTTCCAACCTTTTTACAGCAGAATACCAATTTAAAATTATTGACGGACTTTCTGAAAACAAACAAATTATTCACGATTATCAGAATGAATTTTCGGATTTTCAAAGTCTTAAAATACAGCTTAAAAAACTTCAGACACAACTTTCAGAGGCTAATAAGGAAAGCGACTATAAAACATTTTTACTGAATGAGCTTGAAGAGCTCCACCTGGACGATGTTGATTATGAAGAGCTTCAGAACCAGCTTTCCATCCAGGAAAATGCAGAAATGATCTCCGATAATCTTGCTCAGGTGTTATCAAGATTTCATCAGGAAGAAGTAGGAATTCTCTCATTTTTTAATGAAGCTAAAAACAAACTCTCCAGGATTGCGGAAGTGTCAGGAAGTTTTAACGAGCTTAATGAAAGGCTGGAAACTTCCTTCGTGGAATTAAAAGATATCATTTCCGAACTGGAGGATGAAGCAGAAAACATTGAAGTGAACCCGGAAAATCTGGTCTTATTAATTGAGTTAAATAACAGGATCAACAGCCTTTTTATAAAGCATAATGTTACAGATGTTTCCGGATTAATAGAGATCAGGGATCAGCTGTCAGGAGAGCAGCAGGGAGCATCGGAACTGGAATCCCAGATTGAAGATATTCAGAAGAATATTGCTAAAAAAGAAAAATCACTTCAGACGTTATCCGGCACATTATCAAAAAACAGGAAAAAATATATTCCTGTCTTTATTAAGAAAACAGAAGCTTTACTCAAAAAATTAGGCCTTGAGAAAGCCAGAGTAGATATTGAATTGCAGGATACCGCTGATTTCAATCAATTTGGGAAAGAAAATATTCAGCTGTTGTTTCAGGCAAATTCCGGATTTCCTTTAAAACCTATTCAGACCGCCATTTCCGGTGGTGAAAGATCGAGAGTGATGCTGGCTGTAAAGAAAATTATTGCCGAGAGTGATGAGCTTCCGACCTTAATTTTAGACGAAATCGATACCGGCGTTTCCGGAAAAGTAGCGGAAGAGATCGGAAACCTGATGCGCGAAATGTCTGCCGATATGCAGCTGATCGTCATTTCTCACCTCGCTCAGGTGGCTGCAAAAGGAAACAACAACTATAAAGTGGTGAAGCAGGATGTGGCCGGAAGAACACAATCCACCATCGTTTCTTTGAGTGATGAAGAGAAGCTCAACGAAATAGCCCAGCTTCTTTCCGGAAGTAAAATTACAGAAGCAGCGTTGGCGCAGGCTAAAGAATTAATCGGATAAATTTGAATTTATTTTAAAATATAAAGACTTCTGAATTTTTCAGAGGTCTTTTTTTTAATTTAGTTTGTCATCCTGAAAGGGTCTAAATATAGTATCAACATTTTAATCATACGTTTAAACTCTTGAAGAATGATAGTCTGTATCTCTTTTTATAGCTAAAATCTCCTGAGCTTACCAACAGCATGTTTGAAACCTCCGGAGAGGTTCTTTGGTTTCCTGCAACTTGCGGGAGACTTCCGGAGACCTCCGTTGGTTCCCTGCAAAATGTTTTAAACAAACGGAGAACTGCTGAAGACCTACGCAGACTGTTAGGAACTTCCGTAGGTGTCGGGTGATTCTAAGCAGGGTTATTTTGATTACTGTAAAATACATCTTGATTAAAAGTTAAAAATTGTAACAATTATATCTTTATAAGAACTAATGTAATAAAAGATAACTATGTTTATAAAATTCCTGAAATTAGAGTTCAAAAGTTTTTTTAGAGGAAGTTCTTTAGGAATCAACCTCGCGATGAAAATTCTTCGCTTTATCGGAATTCTCTATTTTATGGCATGTTTGGTGGGAGGAGCATTTGGTGCATTCTTTTACATTCAGGAGGAAATGCATCAGAACCCGATACAAGTGGTTTCCAGGTTTATGATCGCGGCCTGGGCGGTAGATCTTATTGTGAAATACATCTGGCAGGAATTACCCACACAAAACATCAAGCCTTTTCTTACCCTTAATATTCCTAAGAAAACGCTGGTCAATTATATGATGGGTAAAACTTTTCTGTCTGCTTTCAGCTGGCTGAATTCCCTGTTTCTGATCACCTTTGCCATTATCGCATTGTTCAATGGATATAATGCATCGGGTGTCGTGGCATGGCTGGTAGGAATTTCCCTGTTATTTTATCTGAACAATTTTATCAATATTCTTTTTAATGATAAAGAGATTGTTGCCATTATTGTCGGCTGTATTTTTACGGGAGTGGCAGCATTAGGTTATTATAATATTGTTCCTGTTCTGGATTATTCTGAAAAGTTTTTCTTTAATTTTTACGAAAGACCTTATTTTGTAGTAATTTCCGTTGTATTGTTTTCTGCTTTATGGAAAATCTGCTTCAGTCATATCCGAAAAGTATTTTATCTGGATCAGGGACTGGAGGTTAAAAAAGAGGTCGGGAAAACAGAAAATATCATGTTCCTGAATAAATACGGAGCCATTGGAACATTCATCAACAATGATATTAAATTACTAAAACGGAATAAAGTTACCAAAGGAATTGTATGGGGCAGTTTTCTGTTTCTTTTCTACGGATTACTGATGTTCTCTTCACCTATTTATAAAACACCGGCCATGATGATGTTTATGGGATTGTTTGTAACGGGAGGATTTCAGTTTATGTTCGGACAGCGGGTTCCTGCTTTCGACAGTTCATATTATCCATTAATGATGACCCTGAATGTTCCTTACAAAGAATATTTAAAAGCAAAATGGTGGCTGATGAATATCGTAACAGGCTTTTCTATCATTCTGGCGTTGTGTTACGTCTATTTCGGATGGGATATGTACCTTACTTTTTTTGCGGCAGGAATTTATAATATTGGGGTCAATTCTCAGTTTACACTCTGGTCTGGGGCATTCAACAAAATGCAGATTGACCTGAATGCAAAAGAAAAGAGGTTCGGGCAGAAAAACAGCTTTAATATGAAATCTTTGCTGCTGCTGATTCCTAAATTATTCTTACCGATGGTTGTATTTGCAATCGTAAAATATTCTCTCGGAATTGAGGCCGGCGTGATAAGCATTGCTGTTTTGGGATTAATAGGATTTTTATTAAGAGAAAAAATATTCGATATTATCGTAAAACATTATAAGGTAGAAAAATATAGTACATTAGAAGCATTCAAAAATAAAGACTAATATGATCACAATTAATAATTTAACAAAAACATACGGCAAAGCAACCGTTTTAAATATAGAACATCTTGAAATTCCGAATGGTGAAACTTTCGGTTTGGTAGGAAATAATGGTGCTGGAAAAACCACTCTTTTCAGCCTGATGCTTGATCTGATTCAGGCAACAACAGGATTCGTAAGCATCGACGGAATAAAAGTACACGAATCTGAAGCGTGGAAAAACAAAGTTTCTGCTTTTGTGGACGATTCTTTCCTGATCGGTTATCTTACTCCGGAAGAGTATTTCTACTTTATCGGGGAGCTAAGAGGCCAAAACAAAGCTTCTGTTGATGAGTTTTTAAAACAGTTTCATGATCTATTCAACGGTGAAATTTTAAATTCCGGGAAATATGTCCGTGACCTTTCTAAAGGGAACCAGAAAAAAGTGGGAATTGTTGGCGCCATTATCGGAAATCCTGAAATCATCATTCTCGATGAGCCTTTTGCCAACCTTGATCCTTCCACGCAGATTAAGCTTAAAAACCTCATTAAAGAATTATCAAAACAGGAGGGTGTTACTTTCCTTATCTCCAGTCATGATCTTTCGCACACAACGGAAGTCTGCAACAGAATTGTTGTGGTAAATAAAGGCCAGCTGGTAAAAGATATCCAGACCAATCCGGAAACGTTGAGAGATCTCGAGCAGTATTTTGCAGACCAGATTTCAAGTCCGGCAGAAAGTGCGAATAGTCCTGTTTAATAGATATTAGCAATATTTCAGATTTAAAAATCATTTATCCATATTTATGGCACATGAATTAATTTTGTTCTGCTAAAATTTAATTTATGAAATTAATTGAAAAACTGAACTGGAGATATGCTACCAAAGCAATGAACGGTCAGAAAGTGCCACAGGAAAAAGTGGATAAAATATTGGAAGCGGCAAGACTAGCCCCTACATCAAGCGGTCTGCAGCCTTTCGAAATTATTGTCATTACCAATCAGGAAATTAAGGAACAGATAAAACCTCATGCATGGAACCAGCCGCAAATTACGGATTGCTCACATCTTTTGGTTTTTGCAGCCTGGGATAATTATACCGAAGAAAGAATCAACAGGATGTTTGATCTGACAAATGAAATCAGAGGTTTTGAAAATGAAGGATGGGAAAACTACAGACAGATGCTGTTGGGAATGTATCCGCAAAGACCTGCTGAAGAAAACTTTACGCATGCCGCAAAACAGGCTTATATCGGGTTTGGTGCAGCGATTATCGCAGCGGCTTTTGAAGAAGTAGATTCTACACCAATGGAAGGTTTTGTTCCGGAAGAAGTGGATAAAATTTTAAATCTACAGGAAAAAGGGTTAAAAAGCGTTCTCTTACTGCCTTTGGGATATAGAGATCCTTCGAACGACTGGCTGGTAAACCTTACCAAAATAAGAAAACCGAAAGAAGATTTCGTTACAGAAATCAACTAATTATTAATTATTTTACTCATAAAAATACCCTTTCAATTGCTGAAAGGGTGTTTTATTTATTATTTGAATTTCTCCGGAATAACACTGTAAAATCTGTGTTAATCAGTGAGAATCTGTGGGAGTTTAAAACTCAGCATTTGGTTTCCAATCCACCACCGCTCTGATAAACGCTTCTGCATTTTCAACAGGAATGTTTGGTAAAATTCCGTGGCCTAAATTGGCAATATATCGGTCTTTCCCGAAACGGTTGATCATTTCAGTCACCATTTTTTTGATTGTTTCAGGAGTTGAATGCAATCTTGCAGGATCAAAATTTCCCTGTAGCGTCATTGTGTGATTGGTTAACGTTCTTGCAAACTCAGGCTTAATCGTCCAGTCAACGCCTAATGCGGAAACAGGAGACTGTACCATATCTTCCAGTGCAAACCAGCATCCTTTTCCGAAAACCACAACATGCGTCAGCGGACTTAATGCTTCAACGATCTGGTTAATATATTTCCATGAAAATTCCTGATAATCTGCCGGAGAAAGCATCCCGCCCCAGGAATCGAAAACCTGAACGGCAGACACTCCTTTTTCAACTTTTCTTTTCAGGTAAGCAATAGTAGTGTCTGTAATTTTTTGAAGTAACAAATGGGCTGCTTCCGGTTGTGTAAAACAGAAAGATTTGGCAATATCAAAAGCTTTGCTTCCTTTTCCTTCCACACAGTAGCAAAGGATAGTCCAGGGAGAGCCTGCAAAACCGATCAACGGAATTTCATTATCTAATTTCTGTAAAGTCAGTTCAATAGCATCAAAAACATAGCCTAACGTATCATTCACATCAGGAACGGCAACATTCTGAACCTGTTCCATCGTTCTGATCGGCGTATCAAGCCACGGACCTACTGATTCCTTCATTTTAAAATCGATTCCCATCGCCTGCGGAACCACCAAAATATCCGAAAACAAAATGGCTGCATCCAGCGGAAATCTTCGGATCGGCTGTACGGTGATTTCGGAAGCCAGCTCGGGAGTCTGACATCTTGTGAAGAAATCATATTTGTCGCGAAGGGCAATAAATTCCGGCAAATATCTTCCTGCCTGCCTCATCATCCATACAGGAGGTCTTTCTACGGTTTCTCCGCGAAGCGCTTTTAAATATAGGTCGTTTTTAATCATAATCTATTAAATAAAATTGTCGGTAATGAACAATTGTATATCAGTTTTTGTTTAAAATTTCTTTTCGTATCAGCTTAAAAAGAGATAAGAGAGTATTACCTTCAGCCGTTAAAACTGCTACTGAACTGTGTTTTCTGATTTCACGGGATGTGGTTTCACCAATGGATATCAGCGTTATATTTTCCAGTGAATTCTGCTTTGCAAAACTACGAACTCCGCTCGGACTAAAAAATACGACAGCATGATATTTTTCAGTTATTACCGGATTAATTTCTTCGGTGTTATAAACGATAACTTTTTTGTATTTAATATTTTGCAGCGGAAGATCATTGTCTAAAACACTTATGGCCAGGTTTCCGCAGAAGTGGAGAAAACGTTCATGCTGGCATTTTGCGGTAATAAATTTTGAAAGGGTATCTGCATTTTTCAGTACTTTGAAAGTTCCGAACCCGTATTTCCTTACCGCTTTTTTCGTCTTTTCCCCTACACAGTAAATCTTGTTGTAGTTTTTTGCAGTAAAATCTTCATCGGGTCTAAAGCCATTTCTGAAAAATGAATCCACGCCGTTTACACTGGTAAAAATGATTGAATAATCTTTCAGGTCAAAAGGATGAATTTGTACAGGAGTTGTTTTTATCACCTCAATACAATCAACCGCAATATCATCTCCTAATTCTTTGGATATAATCGTTCGGTCTATATTTTTGGTAAATAAGATTTTCATTTTTTAGCTTTAAGCCTGAAGAATAATGGAATTTTAAATCTGATTTTTAATTTCTGCCATCAGTTCTTTTCCTCCGTTTTCCAAAACAACTTTAGCGAAATTTTTTCCGAAGTTTTCTTCGTTGTTATACACGAAATTTTCATCGGTTGAAATACAATTTTTACCATCTAAAGAACAAAGTGCCGCTTTAAAACGGATCTGATCTTCAAAAATTTCGGCAAAAGCTCCGATGGGAGCCGTACAGCCACCTTCCAGTGTATTAAGAAAATTTCTTTCCATTTCCACGCAGATTTGGGTGTTTGTATGATTGGTAAACCGTCTTA comes from the Chryseobacterium nepalense genome and includes:
- a CDS encoding DUF5687 family protein; this encodes MFIKFLKLEFKSFFRGSSLGINLAMKILRFIGILYFMACLVGGAFGAFFYIQEEMHQNPIQVVSRFMIAAWAVDLIVKYIWQELPTQNIKPFLTLNIPKKTLVNYMMGKTFLSAFSWLNSLFLITFAIIALFNGYNASGVVAWLVGISLLFYLNNFINILFNDKEIVAIIVGCIFTGVAALGYYNIVPVLDYSEKFFFNFYERPYFVVISVVLFSALWKICFSHIRKVFYLDQGLEVKKEVGKTENIMFLNKYGAIGTFINNDIKLLKRNKVTKGIVWGSFLFLFYGLLMFSSPIYKTPAMMMFMGLFVTGGFQFMFGQRVPAFDSSYYPLMMTLNVPYKEYLKAKWWLMNIVTGFSIILALCYVYFGWDMYLTFFAAGIYNIGVNSQFTLWSGAFNKMQIDLNAKEKRFGQKNSFNMKSLLLLIPKLFLPMVVFAIVKYSLGIEAGVISIAVLGLIGFLLREKIFDIIVKHYKVEKYSTLEAFKNKD
- a CDS encoding DNA repair protein RecN — translated: MLSRIYIKNFALIDTLEVSLNNGLQVITGETGAGKSIILGALRLILGERADVKSISKAEEKSIVETEFALNNQFKKFFIENDLDYEHQTIIRREILPSGKSRAFINDVPVTLDVLRELSSQLIDIHSQFETSNLFTAEYQFKIIDGLSENKQIIHDYQNEFSDFQSLKIQLKKLQTQLSEANKESDYKTFLLNELEELHLDDVDYEELQNQLSIQENAEMISDNLAQVLSRFHQEEVGILSFFNEAKNKLSRIAEVSGSFNELNERLETSFVELKDIISELEDEAENIEVNPENLVLLIELNNRINSLFIKHNVTDVSGLIEIRDQLSGEQQGASELESQIEDIQKNIAKKEKSLQTLSGTLSKNRKKYIPVFIKKTEALLKKLGLEKARVDIELQDTADFNQFGKENIQLLFQANSGFPLKPIQTAISGGERSRVMLAVKKIIAESDELPTLILDEIDTGVSGKVAEEIGNLMREMSADMQLIVISHLAQVAAKGNNNYKVVKQDVAGRTQSTIVSLSDEEKLNEIAQLLSGSKITEAALAQAKELIG
- a CDS encoding NAD(P)H-dependent oxidoreductase produces the protein MKLIEKLNWRYATKAMNGQKVPQEKVDKILEAARLAPTSSGLQPFEIIVITNQEIKEQIKPHAWNQPQITDCSHLLVFAAWDNYTEERINRMFDLTNEIRGFENEGWENYRQMLLGMYPQRPAEENFTHAAKQAYIGFGAAIIAAAFEEVDSTPMEGFVPEEVDKILNLQEKGLKSVLLLPLGYRDPSNDWLVNLTKIRKPKEDFVTEIN
- a CDS encoding uroporphyrinogen-III synthase, with translation MKILFTKNIDRTIISKELGDDIAVDCIEVIKTTPVQIHPFDLKDYSIIFTSVNGVDSFFRNGFRPDEDFTAKNYNKIYCVGEKTKKAVRKYGFGTFKVLKNADTLSKFITAKCQHERFLHFCGNLAISVLDNDLPLQNIKYKKVIVYNTEEINPVITEKYHAVVFFSPSGVRSFAKQNSLENITLISIGETTSREIRKHSSVAVLTAEGNTLLSLFKLIRKEILNKN
- a CDS encoding ABC transporter ATP-binding protein, producing MITINNLTKTYGKATVLNIEHLEIPNGETFGLVGNNGAGKTTLFSLMLDLIQATTGFVSIDGIKVHESEAWKNKVSAFVDDSFLIGYLTPEEYFYFIGELRGQNKASVDEFLKQFHDLFNGEILNSGKYVRDLSKGNQKKVGIVGAIIGNPEIIILDEPFANLDPSTQIKLKNLIKELSKQEGVTFLISSHDLSHTTEVCNRIVVVNKGQLVKDIQTNPETLRDLEQYFADQISSPAESANSPV
- the coaBC gene encoding bifunctional phosphopantothenoylcysteine decarboxylase/phosphopantothenate--cysteine ligase CoaBC, with the protein product MSLSGKKILIAVSGGIAAYKIHFLIRDFIKKGAEVQVIMTPDAEHFVTKLSISTLSKKPVYSDFYSDNGTWNSHVEMALWADVMIVAPCTAGTLSKMVHGMCDNLVIATYMSAKCPVFIAPAMDLDMYAHPSTRRNLELAESFGHIVIPAETGELASGLSGQGRMSEPETIARTIEDFFDVNTKKTLEGKTVLITAGPTYEAIDPVRFIGNHSSGKMGFSLAEEASKRGAKVILISGPSSEKPINKSIELHKVTSAKDMLAKVFEFYDTVDIGIASAAVADYAPKEVAKEKIKKNDENLTIELVKNPDILKTMGEKKTRQFLVGFALETQNEEENAKAKFEKKNLDMIVLNSLRDEGAGFKNDTNKIKIFTRTEKKEFDLKSKEDVAKDILDCIEAQILK
- a CDS encoding DUF4835 family protein produces the protein MKKFLSIFLILFLFSQSFSQELLATVQVNAQQLGGSNQSAYKALEKSLRDFINNTSWTGKRLQNFEKIKSNFAIVISERDGNRFRGSIVVQAVRPVYNTTYESPLLNLQDQRFSFDYVENENLIFNERQFSGKNLIDVISFYVYVILGVDADSFQSMAGTQWFQKAQQIAQNGESQNTYDGWKQINEPRSRSILIKEIMSPNWNQLRATIYSYHRAGLDNLFNQDQTAAKKVIFDALMQLRQYENSFQQAYFFNLFMDTKADEIFNIFNSGNNGGIVLADLKNELIILSPKSTESRWNKWKQ
- the hemE gene encoding uroporphyrinogen decarboxylase, giving the protein MIKNDLYLKALRGETVERPPVWMMRQAGRYLPEFIALRDKYDFFTRCQTPELASEITVQPIRRFPLDAAILFSDILVVPQAMGIDFKMKESVGPWLDTPIRTMEQVQNVAVPDVNDTLGYVFDAIELTLQKLDNEIPLIGFAGSPWTILCYCVEGKGSKAFDIAKSFCFTQPEAAHLLLQKITDTTIAYLKRKVEKGVSAVQVFDSWGGMLSPADYQEFSWKYINQIVEALSPLTHVVVFGKGCWFALEDMVQSPVSALGVDWTIKPEFARTLTNHTMTLQGNFDPARLHSTPETIKKMVTEMINRFGKDRYIANLGHGILPNIPVENAEAFIRAVVDWKPNAEF